The following coding sequences are from one Pseudopipra pipra isolate bDixPip1 chromosome 16, bDixPip1.hap1, whole genome shotgun sequence window:
- the TMEM130 gene encoding transmembrane protein 130, whose amino-acid sequence MVRLTCVMLLLGLGAPPAAEAYGLEITNNGPITTGAQATVQATLSVQNESVTSDVYHFNWIYAPLILIEKSEQGFNSVINVTGEFPGTFPVSVWVTHRNCWLCRPVARNVTVLQITEFITGNLTIAQIEDSEVVTWGSSSSTGTVTRISFSLHDPSHYFKSASFVYNWDFGDGVYQITKEPFVYCNCSSMGNRTVHLKVVAEWEQIGSIIHEREIMQKTGDFTTALELLDAVKSINVVGSRETHVMENLNLSLHINGTPPLALCWLIKSECIPLEGDKCHLVEISGSCYNLSHTFRDAGQYCLSIRVENGVTMLQTYHGIKVWPTGIHPAFLVLVCIALVSVMLLLVLYTTFRSNTQQKDLVEVADFDFSPLSDEHLSNHSESGCGPLCCRSCFLQSSKEAARESHELRHSFYKPVKMYTQ is encoded by the exons ATGGTGCGGCTGACCTGCGTGATGCTGCTGCTCGGCCTCGGTGCCCCCCCGGCGGCAG AGGCATATGGTCTAGAAATAACCAACAATGGTCCCATCACAACAGGAGCTCAAGCTACTGTTCAGGCCACTCTAAGTGTGCAGAATGAAAGTGTCACATCAGACGTGTATCACTTTAACTGGATTTATGCTCCTCTGATTCTGATAGAGAAATCTGAGCAGGGGTTTAACTCTGTCATTAATGTGACCGGAGAATTTCCTGGGACTTTTCCTGTATCTGTCTGGGTGACTCACAGGAACTGTTGGCTGTGTCGGCCAGTTGCTAGAAATGTCACTGTGCTTCAGATCACAG AATTTATCACAGGGAATCTCACCATTGCCCAGATAGAAGACAGTGAAGTTGTCACATGGGGTTCTAGTTCCTCCACAGGCACAGTGACCCGgatttccttctctcttcatgACCCAAGTCATTACTTCAAGTCAGCATCATTTGTCTACAACTGGGATTTTGGAGATGG AGTTTACCAGATTACCAAGGAACCCTTTGTCTACTGTAACTGCTCTTCCATGGGGAATCGCACGGTGCACCTGAAAGTCGTAGCTGAATGGGAGCAAATTGGGAGCATCATCCATGAAAGAGAAATTATGCAGAAAACTGGTGATTTTACCACAGCTCTGGAGCTTTTGG atgcTGTTAAAAGCATTAACGTAGTGGGCTCCAGAGAAACTCACGTAATGGAAAACTTGAATTTATCTCTTCATATCAATGGCAC cCCACCACTGGCACTATGCTGGCTTATAAAATCCGAGTGCATTCCACTTGAAGGTGACAAATGCCATCTGGTGGAGATCAGTGGCTCCTGCTACAATCTCAGCCACACCTTCAGAGACGCGGGGCAGTATTGCCTCAGCATCAGAGTGGAGAACGGCGTCACGATGCTGCAAACCTACCACGGGATAaaagtgtggccaacag GGATCCACCCAGCTTTCTTAGTCCTGGTCTGCATCGCTCTGGTTTCAGTGATGTTGCTGCTGGTGCTGTACACGACCTTCCGAAGTAACACACAACAAAAAGATCTTGTGGAG GTAGCTGACTTTGACTTTTCTCCACTGTCTGATGAACACCTGTCTAATCATTCAGAGTCAGGCTGTGGCCCACTATGTTGCAGATCATGTTTTCTTCAGTCATCAAAGGAAGCTGCCAGGGAGAGTCATGAACTTCGACATTCTTTTTACAAGCCAGTCAAAATGTACACACAGTGA